In Nonomuraea sp. NBC_00507, the following are encoded in one genomic region:
- a CDS encoding ricin-type beta-trefoil lectin domain protein — protein MQLSSPVTALRPVLTGIVAAALAAAFALVAPATPALAATTTLYASPAGTGTACTSTQPCSLSAAQTAVRSLNAGMSGDIVVELADGVYRLAAPLRLTAADSGNNGYTVKWQAAAGAHPVISGARAVTGWTVADSGKNIWRANVGAGIDTRQLYVDGALATRARTAVNRSDFTASSTGMRFTSGALSYLNNLANQGRVEMESVGSFTDRYAPVQSISGNLITMRQPAWNNNNFGYDTFTSPHRAGPLYLVNAYEFLDSPGEWYLDPGTGALSYIPLAGQNMGNVSVELPVQQSLVQVGGTYDAPAHHITFSGITFTGTSWLGPSGNQGYVDQQTGAYIAGNWSWPAFTSCHQGCRQFEATRPNWQQMPAAVQVSAANTITFTDSQFVNLGQTAIGIGNDANAHASGVGLGAADITVTRSEIARSSAGGIVVGGVRADAHHPSDQRMVNRNITVSNNRIHDLGLDHRGVVSVLTTYVTNTDVSHNEVYNMPYTGMSIGYGWGANEPGGSTHYANRGLYDFQPRYTTATTASGNRLIGNYVHDVMQQMTDGGCIYTLSWNPGAVISDNHCLRTNGWFGIYFDEGSKYYTVRNNVLSNTGTWATANYFYGENMGNFTVTGNWSTNGSTNVTNGDRGNVVNNNVTVTNGAWPAGAQAVIAAAGPQGQPSGSTSAFKGVGSGRCLDVTGASQTNGAQAQIWDCNGQPNQQWSSTTAGELRVYGGKCLDVNGAGTADGTSVIIWDCNGQNNQKWRLNADGSITAVGANKCLDVSGAGTANGTKMQIWTCHGGTNQKWTRA, from the coding sequence GTGCAGTTATCTTCGCCCGTCACGGCGCTGAGACCGGTCCTGACCGGCATCGTCGCCGCGGCGCTGGCCGCGGCGTTCGCCCTCGTCGCCCCGGCCACCCCGGCCCTCGCGGCCACCACGACCCTGTACGCGTCACCCGCCGGCACCGGCACCGCCTGCACCTCAACCCAGCCGTGCTCGCTGTCCGCGGCGCAGACGGCGGTGCGTTCGCTGAACGCCGGCATGTCCGGTGACATCGTCGTCGAGCTGGCCGACGGTGTGTACCGGCTCGCCGCGCCGCTCCGGCTGACCGCCGCCGATTCCGGGAACAACGGCTACACCGTCAAATGGCAGGCCGCGGCGGGCGCCCATCCCGTCATCAGCGGAGCCAGGGCGGTCACCGGATGGACCGTGGCCGATTCCGGGAAGAACATCTGGCGCGCCAACGTCGGTGCCGGGATCGACACCCGGCAGCTGTACGTCGACGGCGCGCTCGCCACCCGGGCGCGCACCGCCGTCAACCGGTCCGACTTCACCGCGAGCAGCACCGGGATGAGGTTCACCAGCGGCGCGCTGAGCTATCTGAACAACCTCGCCAACCAGGGCCGGGTCGAGATGGAAAGCGTCGGTTCGTTCACCGACCGGTACGCGCCGGTGCAGAGCATCAGCGGCAACCTCATCACGATGCGGCAGCCCGCCTGGAACAACAACAACTTCGGGTACGACACCTTCACCAGCCCGCACCGGGCGGGGCCGCTCTACCTGGTCAACGCCTACGAGTTCCTCGACTCGCCGGGGGAGTGGTACCTCGACCCCGGGACCGGCGCCCTGTCCTACATCCCGCTCGCCGGGCAGAACATGGGCAACGTCAGCGTGGAGCTGCCGGTGCAGCAGTCGCTGGTGCAGGTCGGGGGCACCTACGACGCGCCCGCGCACCACATCACGTTCAGCGGGATCACCTTCACCGGCACGAGCTGGCTCGGCCCCAGCGGCAACCAGGGCTACGTGGACCAGCAGACCGGCGCCTACATCGCCGGCAACTGGAGCTGGCCCGCCTTCACCTCCTGCCACCAGGGCTGCCGGCAGTTCGAAGCGACCCGGCCGAACTGGCAGCAGATGCCCGCCGCCGTACAGGTCTCCGCCGCCAACACCATCACCTTCACCGACTCCCAGTTCGTCAACCTGGGACAGACGGCCATCGGCATCGGCAATGACGCCAACGCGCATGCCAGCGGTGTCGGCCTGGGCGCCGCCGATATCACGGTCACCCGGTCGGAGATCGCCCGCAGCTCGGCCGGCGGCATCGTGGTCGGCGGCGTGCGCGCCGACGCGCACCACCCGAGTGACCAGCGGATGGTCAACCGGAACATCACCGTCAGCAACAACCGCATCCACGACCTCGGCCTGGACCACCGGGGCGTCGTCTCGGTCCTGACCACTTACGTCACCAACACCGACGTGTCCCACAACGAGGTCTACAACATGCCGTACACCGGCATGTCGATCGGGTACGGCTGGGGCGCCAACGAGCCGGGCGGCAGCACCCACTACGCCAACCGCGGCCTGTACGACTTCCAGCCGCGCTATACCACGGCCACCACCGCCTCCGGCAACCGGCTCATCGGCAACTACGTGCACGACGTCATGCAGCAGATGACCGACGGCGGCTGCATCTACACGCTGTCGTGGAACCCGGGCGCGGTGATCAGCGACAACCACTGCCTGCGCACCAACGGCTGGTTCGGCATCTACTTCGACGAGGGCTCCAAGTACTACACCGTCAGGAACAACGTGCTCTCGAACACCGGCACCTGGGCCACCGCCAACTACTTCTACGGCGAGAACATGGGCAATTTCACCGTCACCGGCAACTGGTCGACCAACGGCAGCACCAACGTGACCAACGGCGACCGCGGCAACGTGGTGAACAACAACGTCACCGTCACCAACGGCGCCTGGCCGGCCGGCGCCCAGGCCGTGATCGCGGCCGCCGGACCCCAGGGCCAGCCTTCGGGGAGCACGAGTGCGTTCAAGGGTGTGGGATCGGGCCGGTGCCTGGACGTCACCGGCGCCTCGCAGACGAACGGCGCGCAGGCGCAGATCTGGGACTGCAACGGCCAGCCCAACCAGCAGTGGAGCTCCACCACCGCCGGTGAGCTGCGCGTCTACGGCGGCAAGTGCCTGGACGTGAACGGGGCCGGGACGGCGGACGGCACCAGCGTGATCATCTGGGACTGCAACGGACAGAACAACCAGAAATGGCGCCTCAACGCCGACGGCAGCATCACCGCCGTCGGAGCGAACAAGTGCCTGGACGTGTCCGGCGCCGGCACCGCCAACGGCACCAAGATGCAGATCTGGACCTGCCACGGCGGCACCAACCAGAAATGGACCCGCGCCTGA
- a CDS encoding PQQ-dependent sugar dehydrogenase has protein sequence MSRRPWLTLLATMALITPGALALNASPANALDIPPSDYQQVSLASGGAELGEAMSLAVMPNRSVVHTARDGTVRVTDVNGNTKVAGRLNVYTHDEEGLQGAAVDPNFASNRYIWLYYSPRLSTPNGDAPSTGTQAQFDQWKGELYLSRFTLKTDDTLDMTSEKVVLRVQNDRGQCCHVGGDIDFDAAGNLYLTTGDDTNPFESSGYSPLDERTNRNPQFDAQRSAANTNDLRGKLLRIKPQPDGTYTIPSGNLFPPGTAKTRPEIYAMGLRNPFRMSVDKATGIVYLGDYGPDAGVTNSNRGPSGQVEFDRITGPGNYGWPYCTGTNTTSETYNEWNFATNSTGPKYNCAGGPTNNSFRNTGLTTLPAAKPAWIRYAGDAGSPPEFGSGSESPMGGPVYRYDPDLNSAIKFPQALDGRYFAGEYGRRWIKAIEVKPDGAYGEISAFPWSGTQVMDMAFGPDGALYVLDYGTGNNNQALYRIEHIGNANRNPIAKASADKTSGPAPLTVNFSSAGSSDPEGGVLTYSWTFGDGTTSTAASPSKTYTTNGAYTATLTVRDPQGLTGTANVIVNVGNTAPTVSLTTPADGQLFSFGDPVPFQVTVSDPEDGTIDCTGVTVAYFLGHDSHRHKITSTTGCSGSIAVPVDGEHDAGANIYGVFEASYTDKGGLTSTSARTLQPRHRQAEHFGAQQGIQTTDHATAEGGKTVGFTDDGDWISFQPYNLGNASRITARVSSAGAGGRIEVRAGSATGTLLATVNVASTGSWDVFTDVSANLSGPPAATTTLYLVFRGPTGQGYLFDVDAFTLDTGTSPSGSTSAFKGVGSNRCLDVNGASQANGAQVQIWDCNGQSNQQWTSTSAGELRVYGGKCLDVNGAGTADGTAVIIWDCNGQNNQKWRLNADGTVTAVGANKCLDVSGSGTANGTKVNIWTCTGGTNQKWTRV, from the coding sequence ATGTCCCGACGTCCGTGGCTCACCTTGCTGGCCACGATGGCGCTCATCACTCCCGGAGCACTCGCGCTCAACGCCTCCCCGGCGAACGCCCTCGACATCCCGCCGTCCGATTACCAGCAGGTGTCTCTCGCCTCGGGTGGCGCGGAGCTGGGTGAGGCGATGTCGCTTGCCGTGATGCCGAACCGGTCGGTGGTGCACACGGCGCGCGACGGCACGGTGCGCGTCACCGATGTCAACGGCAACACGAAGGTGGCCGGCAGGCTCAACGTCTACACGCACGACGAGGAGGGCCTGCAGGGTGCGGCGGTCGACCCGAACTTCGCGTCGAACCGGTACATCTGGCTCTACTACTCGCCGCGGCTGAGCACACCGAACGGCGATGCGCCAAGCACCGGCACGCAGGCGCAGTTCGACCAGTGGAAGGGCGAGCTGTACCTGTCCCGGTTCACCCTGAAGACGGACGACACTCTCGACATGACCAGCGAGAAGGTGGTCCTGCGGGTCCAGAACGACCGCGGCCAGTGCTGTCACGTGGGCGGGGACATCGACTTCGACGCCGCAGGAAACCTGTATCTCACCACCGGCGACGACACCAACCCGTTCGAGTCGAGCGGCTACTCCCCGCTGGACGAGCGGACCAACCGCAACCCGCAGTTCGACGCCCAGCGCTCGGCCGCCAACACCAACGACCTGCGCGGCAAGCTCCTGCGCATCAAGCCGCAGCCCGACGGCACCTACACGATTCCCAGCGGCAACCTGTTCCCACCGGGTACGGCGAAGACCCGGCCGGAGATCTACGCGATGGGCCTCCGCAACCCGTTCCGGATGAGCGTGGACAAGGCGACCGGCATCGTCTACCTCGGCGACTACGGGCCGGACGCGGGTGTGACCAACTCCAACCGCGGGCCGAGCGGGCAGGTGGAGTTCGACCGCATCACCGGCCCGGGCAACTACGGCTGGCCGTACTGCACGGGCACGAACACCACCAGCGAGACCTACAACGAATGGAACTTCGCCACCAACAGCACCGGCCCGAAGTACAACTGCGCGGGCGGCCCCACCAACAACTCCTTCCGTAACACCGGCCTGACCACGCTGCCTGCGGCGAAGCCGGCGTGGATCAGGTACGCGGGGGACGCCGGAAGTCCGCCGGAGTTCGGCTCCGGATCGGAGTCGCCGATGGGTGGTCCGGTCTACCGTTACGACCCGGATCTGAACTCGGCCATCAAGTTCCCCCAGGCGCTCGACGGGCGGTATTTCGCCGGTGAGTACGGCCGGCGCTGGATCAAGGCGATCGAGGTCAAGCCGGACGGCGCCTACGGGGAGATCTCGGCGTTCCCCTGGTCGGGCACGCAGGTGATGGACATGGCCTTCGGTCCTGACGGGGCCTTATACGTCCTCGACTACGGGACCGGGAACAACAACCAGGCGCTGTATCGCATCGAGCACATCGGCAACGCCAACCGCAATCCGATCGCCAAGGCGTCCGCCGACAAGACGTCGGGACCGGCCCCGCTGACGGTGAACTTCTCCTCGGCGGGCAGCTCCGACCCGGAGGGTGGCGTGCTGACGTACTCGTGGACCTTCGGCGACGGAACCACCTCCACGGCGGCGAGTCCGAGCAAGACCTACACCACGAACGGCGCCTACACGGCGACGCTGACGGTCCGGGACCCGCAGGGTCTCACCGGCACGGCGAACGTGATCGTGAACGTCGGCAACACCGCGCCGACGGTCAGCCTCACCACCCCTGCCGACGGGCAGCTGTTCTCCTTCGGCGACCCCGTGCCCTTCCAGGTCACCGTCAGCGACCCGGAGGACGGCACGATCGACTGCACCGGGGTAACCGTCGCCTATTTCCTCGGCCACGACAGCCACCGCCACAAGATCACCTCCACGACCGGCTGCTCGGGCTCCATCGCGGTGCCGGTCGACGGTGAGCACGACGCCGGGGCCAACATCTACGGCGTCTTCGAGGCCTCCTACACCGACAAGGGCGGTCTGACCTCCACCAGCGCCCGTACGCTCCAGCCGCGGCACCGGCAGGCCGAGCACTTCGGCGCCCAGCAGGGCATCCAGACGACCGACCACGCCACCGCGGAAGGCGGCAAGACGGTCGGCTTCACCGACGACGGCGACTGGATCTCCTTCCAGCCGTACAACCTGGGCAACGCGTCGAGGATCACCGCCCGGGTGTCCTCGGCCGGCGCGGGCGGCCGGATCGAGGTGCGGGCGGGCTCGGCGACGGGCACCCTGCTGGCAACGGTGAACGTCGCGAGCACCGGCAGCTGGGACGTCTTCACCGACGTCTCGGCGAACCTCAGCGGCCCGCCGGCCGCCACGACGACGCTGTACCTGGTCTTCCGCGGCCCGACCGGACAGGGCTACCTGTTCGACGTCGACGCCTTCACCCTCGACACCGGCACCTCGCCCTCAGGGAGCACGAGCGCCTTCAAGGGTGTGGGGTCGAACCGGTGCCTGGACGTCAACGGCGCCTCGCAGGCCAACGGCGCGCAGGTGCAGATCTGGGACTGCAACGGCCAGTCCAACCAGCAGTGGACCTCTACCAGTGCCGGTGAGCTGCGGGTCTACGGCGGCAAGTGCCTGGACGTGAACGGGGCCGGGACGGCGGACGGCACCGCCGTGATCATCTGGGACTGCAACGGGCAGAACAACCAGAAATGGCGCCTCAACGCCGACGGCACCGTCACCGCGGTGGGGGCGAACAAGTGCCTGGACGTGTCCGGGTCCGGCACCGCCAACGGCACCAAGGTGAACATCTGGACCTGCACCGGAGGAACCAACCAGAAATGGACCCGCGTCTGA